DNA from Solidesulfovibrio fructosivorans JJ]:
CCATGGTGTCGTGGTCGGTCAGACACACCCCGTCGAGGCCGCGCCGCCGGGCGTTGGCCAGGATCGCCGCAACCGGCAGCCGGCTGCACGGCGAAAGGTCGGTGTGCACATGCAGGTCGAAAAGCATACCCTACCTTGCGGCCCCGGTCGGAAAAAGGCAAAGTGGTAATCCCGATGCACAAACCGCTTTTTCATCATATGCGCCGATACGACCGAAGGCGCGGCCGCTGATGCCCCGCTGTTGCGTGCTCGTGGTCCTCGACGGCCTGGGCGACCGTTCCCATGCCGTCCTTGGCGGCCGCACCCCGCTCGAGGCGGCGGCCACGCCGCATCTCGACCGCATCGCCGCGTCCGGGGCCAACGGCCTCTACCACGCCGGCTTTCTCGGCCAGGCCCTGCCCAGCGAGAACGCCCATTTCGCCATGTTCGGCTATGCGCCCGAGGAATTCCCCGGCCGGGGCTACCTGGAGGCTTTGGGCCTGGGGCTTTCTCCGGAGCCGGACACGGTCTACCTGCTGACCCATTTCTGCAACGCGCGGGCGGAAAACGGTTGCCTGCGTCTTTTCCGCGACAAGCCCGAAAAGCCTTCCCCGGACGAGGCGGACGCGCTGTTCGCCGCCGTGGCCGCATTTTCCTTCGAGGGGATTACCGTGCGCCTGCACCGGGACAGAGGGCTTTTCGGCGTGTTGACCATGGACGGCGACGTCAGCCCCGAGGTGACGGACACCAACCCCATGGTGGACGGGCTGTTCGTGCCCGAGCCCGAGCCCATGGCCGGCGCGGACGCGGCGGCGGCGCATACCGCCCGGGCGCTGAAGGCCTATCTGCTCCATGCCTGGCGCGTGCTCGGCGACCATCCCGTCAACCGCGCGCGCCGGGCGGCCGGGCTGACGCCCGTAAACGCCCTGGTCACCCAGCGGGCCGGACGCAGGCGCGACCTGCCACCCTTTGCCGAACGTTTCGGCCTGCGCCCCCTTTCCATCACCTCGGGCACGCTTTTCGCCGGACTGGCCCGGGCCATCGGCTTCGATTTCCTGGCCACGCCCGACACCGCCGATCCCGGGGCCGACCTGGAAAAGCGCCTCACCCTGGCGGCCAGGGCGGCGGCGGACTACGGATTTATCCACGTCCACACCAAGGCCCCGGACGTGGCCGCGCACACCAAGGACCCGCGGGCCAAGCGGGCGGTCATCGAGGCCCTGGACGCGGCCATCGGCCGGGCGGCCGGACCGCTGCTTGGCGACCCCGACATCCTGTTCGTGGTCACGGCCGACCATTCCACGCCCTCCTGCGGCCCGCTCATCCACGGCGGCGAGCCCGTGCCGCTGACATTTCACGGCCAGGGGCAGCGGGTGGACGCGGTGACGCGTTTCGACGAGATCGCGGCCGCCGGCGGCTGCCTCGGCTGCGTGCGCGGGCGCGAACTGCCCTATCTGATTTTAAACGGCCTGGAACGGGCGCGACTGGCCGGCATCCGCGACACGCCCCGGCCGCCGGCCTGCTATCCCGGGCCGGTCACCCCCATGCGCCTGGAGAAGCCATGAGCACCCCCCATCCCGTCGGCGTCATTCACGGCCGTTTCCAGGTGCTCCACAACGACCACCTGCGCTACCTGCTCGCCGGACGCGAGCGCTGCCGCCATCTGGTGGTCGGCATCACCAACCCCGACCCGTCCCACACCCGAAGCGAAGCCGCCGACGCCAAACGCTCGTCCCCGGCCGCCAACCCCCTGACCTATTTCGAGCGCCAGGCCATGGTCCGGGCCGCCCTGACCGAGGCGGGCACAAACCCGGCCGATTTCACGGTGGTGCCCTTCCCCGTCAGCTTTCCGGAACTCTACCGTTTCTACGTGCCCATCGACGCGGTCTTCTTCCTGACCATCTACGACGATTGGGGACGGCGCAAGCGCGCCTATTTTCAGGAAAGGGGACTGCGCATCGAGGTGCTGTGGGAAGTGGCCCAAAATGACAAGGGCATTTCCGGCACGGACGTGCGGCGGCTCATAGCCCAAGGAGACCCATGGGAAGCCCTGGTGCCGCCGGCCGTGGCCGGGCTCGTGCGCGCTTTCGGCCTGTGCGAACGTCTGGCGCGCGAAAACTACTCGGGATCGCCCTGCTTGGCCGCCACGTGCAGGCCCACCAGCCGGGCCATGAAAAAGACCAGGTAGAACTGCCCGAGCAGCCCCTCCAGGACCGCGATGACCTGGGCCACCGGGGAAAGCGGCACGATGTCGCCGTAGCCGATGGTCATCAGCGTCACGTAGCTGAAGAAAAAAAGCAGGCGGTCGGTCATCTCCGGCGTCAGCGGACCGTGGTGCACCGTAAAGGCGAACGCGTCGGGAATGAGCCTGTTCACAAGGCCGTAGAGCAGAAACCACATGGCTCCCATGAAAAGATAGACGCAAAGCCCGCCCAGCACGGTGTCCAGATTGACCCGCCGCTGCCGGGCCAGATACAGCGACAGCGCCACGCCCGCCAAAAGGACCACCGCCGCGCCCAACGCGTCGCAGGCCACATCCCAAAAAACGCCCCCGATGAGGTGCTTTGCCAGCACGCTCAAGACGCTGGCGATCGTTAGCGCGAAAATGACGGGATAGAGCCGGCTATGGCGTACGCCATGAACGGAGGCGATCAGCAGAAGCAGAAAGAACACATCCTGGAACACGTCCGTGCCCGCGCCCGTCAGAAACGGCGAAGCCAGAATCTGGGCCAACAGGGCGGCCAGCAGGATATGGAAGCGATTGTCCGAATGCGACGAGGCGATGGTGGCGTTGAGCGGCGGATTGACCATGCGAATCCTCCCTGTCTCACCGGCTACGCGATCCCCGACCCGGCCGCAAGCACCCGCCCCGTCACAACAAGGACGCGCCGCTTAACAACATGACGAAGCGTTTGTAGAGATCGAGGTCGAAAGAGCCGGTCATCTCGTGGCGCATGATGGAAAGCGCCTCGAACGGACGCACCGCATCGGCGTAGACGCGCCTGGAAGTCAGCGCGTCGTAGACGTCGGCCAGGGACACGGCCCTGGCGTGCAGCGGCACGGCCTCGCCCGAACGGCCGCCGGG
Protein-coding regions in this window:
- a CDS encoding nucleotidyl transferase family protein codes for the protein MSTPHPVGVIHGRFQVLHNDHLRYLLAGRERCRHLVVGITNPDPSHTRSEAADAKRSSPAANPLTYFERQAMVRAALTEAGTNPADFTVVPFPVSFPELYRFYVPIDAVFFLTIYDDWGRRKRAYFQERGLRIEVLWEVAQNDKGISGTDVRRLIAQGDPWEALVPPAVAGLVRAFGLCERLARENYSGSPCLAATCRPTSRAMKKTR
- a CDS encoding potassium channel family protein, yielding MVNPPLNATIASSHSDNRFHILLAALLAQILASPFLTGAGTDVFQDVFFLLLLIASVHGVRHSRLYPVIFALTIASVLSVLAKHLIGGVFWDVACDALGAAVVLLAGVALSLYLARQRRVNLDTVLGGLCVYLFMGAMWFLLYGLVNRLIPDAFAFTVHHGPLTPEMTDRLLFFFSYVTLMTIGYGDIVPLSPVAQVIAVLEGLLGQFYLVFFMARLVGLHVAAKQGDPE
- a CDS encoding alkaline phosphatase family protein, producing MPRCCVLVVLDGLGDRSHAVLGGRTPLEAAATPHLDRIAASGANGLYHAGFLGQALPSENAHFAMFGYAPEEFPGRGYLEALGLGLSPEPDTVYLLTHFCNARAENGCLRLFRDKPEKPSPDEADALFAAVAAFSFEGITVRLHRDRGLFGVLTMDGDVSPEVTDTNPMVDGLFVPEPEPMAGADAAAAHTARALKAYLLHAWRVLGDHPVNRARRAAGLTPVNALVTQRAGRRRDLPPFAERFGLRPLSITSGTLFAGLARAIGFDFLATPDTADPGADLEKRLTLAARAAADYGFIHVHTKAPDVAAHTKDPRAKRAVIEALDAAIGRAAGPLLGDPDILFVVTADHSTPSCGPLIHGGEPVPLTFHGQGQRVDAVTRFDEIAAAGGCLGCVRGRELPYLILNGLERARLAGIRDTPRPPACYPGPVTPMRLEKP